A genomic region of Micromonospora sp. NBC_01796 contains the following coding sequences:
- a CDS encoding FAD-dependent oxidoreductase, producing MNDDPAPRGPVLDDGQFRRLAAYGEEEHAVAGRDLYASGDDSYDFFLLVGATVDIVRDATAIEPERLIYQGGPGDFLGELNLLTGQHVYLTARVVSAGTVVRIGAAMLRRALAEQVDIADILVEAFRERREVIGAAAGNALQLVGRPDAADTLDLRTYVTQMLLPHSWLDAASDPGRSLMRLAGLGEDELPAAMVNRTVLRRATPRSVAEVLGLTYRADGRPVDLVVVGAGPAGLAAAVYGASEGLVTVLLDRTGLGGQAAKSARIENYLGFPHGISGENLTRLAMVQALKFGVRIHSPCAVTGLDLSDDRRPAVLLEDGARIQCRAVIAATGAHYRRLDIPRWTNFERTGCIRYAATELDARGYENQPVTVVGGANSAGQAALSLAAHGATVNLIIRGARIGSRMSSYLTDRIQAHPRIRVHTRSMVRELAGDDTLTSIVAERSGGRQDRLDCRALFCFIGADPVSGWLTGVAKDTDGFVLTDSRLPAGSPGKPLPFETTAPRIFAVGDLRSGSTKRVATAVGDGASAVSSVHAALASD from the coding sequence ATGAACGACGACCCGGCGCCGCGCGGACCTGTCCTCGACGACGGGCAGTTCCGCCGGCTGGCCGCGTACGGCGAGGAGGAGCACGCCGTGGCCGGCCGGGACCTCTACGCGTCCGGCGACGACTCCTACGACTTCTTCCTGCTCGTCGGAGCGACCGTCGACATCGTCCGGGACGCGACGGCGATCGAGCCGGAGCGTCTGATCTACCAGGGTGGGCCGGGAGACTTCCTCGGCGAGCTCAACCTGCTCACCGGTCAGCACGTCTACCTGACCGCCCGGGTGGTGTCCGCCGGGACGGTCGTCCGGATCGGCGCGGCGATGCTGCGCCGGGCCCTCGCCGAGCAGGTCGACATCGCCGACATCCTGGTCGAGGCGTTCCGGGAGCGGCGCGAGGTCATCGGCGCCGCCGCCGGCAACGCCCTGCAACTCGTCGGCCGCCCCGACGCCGCGGACACGCTGGACCTGCGCACCTACGTGACGCAGATGCTCCTCCCGCATTCCTGGCTCGATGCGGCGTCGGACCCCGGGCGCTCGCTGATGAGACTCGCCGGGCTCGGCGAGGACGAACTGCCGGCCGCGATGGTCAACCGTACGGTGCTCCGGCGGGCGACACCCAGATCCGTCGCCGAGGTGCTCGGTCTGACCTACCGGGCCGACGGACGTCCGGTCGATCTCGTCGTCGTGGGCGCCGGCCCGGCGGGTCTGGCCGCTGCCGTGTACGGGGCGTCCGAGGGTCTCGTCACCGTGCTGCTGGACCGCACCGGGCTCGGCGGCCAGGCAGCCAAGAGCGCCCGCATCGAGAACTACCTGGGCTTCCCGCACGGAATCAGCGGCGAGAACCTGACCCGACTGGCCATGGTCCAGGCGCTCAAGTTCGGGGTACGGATCCACTCGCCCTGTGCGGTCACCGGTCTGGACCTCTCCGACGACCGACGGCCGGCCGTCCTGCTCGAGGACGGTGCGCGCATCCAGTGCCGCGCGGTGATCGCCGCTACCGGTGCGCACTACCGTCGCCTCGACATTCCGCGATGGACCAACTTCGAGAGGACCGGCTGCATCCGGTACGCCGCCACCGAACTGGACGCCCGAGGCTACGAGAATCAGCCCGTGACCGTCGTCGGGGGCGCGAACTCGGCCGGACAGGCGGCCCTGTCCCTCGCCGCCCACGGTGCGACGGTGAACCTGATCATCCGCGGCGCCAGAATCGGGTCTCGGATGTCGTCCTACCTCACCGACCGGATCCAGGCGCATCCCCGGATCCGGGTCCACACCCGCAGCATGGTCCGCGAACTGGCCGGCGACGACACCCTCACGTCGATCGTCGCCGAGCGGTCCGGCGGGCGCCAGGACCGGCTGGACTGCCGCGCGCTGTTCTGCTTCATCGGCGCGGACCCGGTGTCGGGCTGGCTCACGGGCGTGGCCAAGGACACCGACGGGTTCGTCCTCACCGACAGCCGGCTGCCCGCCGGATCGCCCGGTAAACCCCTGCCGTTCGAGACAACCGCGCCTCGGATCTTCGCGGTCGGCGACCTCCGCTCGGGCTCGACGAAACGGGTGGCCACCGCCGTCGGGGATGGGGCAAGCGCGGTCTCCTCCGTCCACGCGGCCCTGGCCAGCGACTGA
- a CDS encoding FG-GAP repeat domain-containing protein, with translation MWRRRLAALMSVALLGSLMVAVPAAQAGESGDPIWADLNGDRRLDRVHPDASSDGTQCAINVQWGGTGTFEEHPYLPPGAQVPVPHCPDMGVAADLGGNGSVELIVGSFEGRPSGAQGSIFVLRNFVPEVLEPSNIQLNEIGTADFNGDRRTDVFWWTNQGAGFGTYLNTAAAQLVPGPIQQDQGEINDHQVADFDGNGAMDVVVAFHTATTAPHMGVAVIFDDGTRVWLQQGEDHGWDVEVVDANGDGRPDVRTNDGGAATSFLNRGDRTFGTGPIANDDLAHAYRAAAKVVKVRDNDIASPGAALTIVVPPRYGFLTNHDPRYEVVYQRTATHKLPDTFVYRLTQDGLTDTGTVTVNMKD, from the coding sequence ATGTGGAGAAGACGGCTCGCCGCGCTGATGAGCGTCGCGTTGCTCGGCTCACTGATGGTCGCCGTACCAGCCGCCCAGGCCGGAGAGTCCGGTGACCCGATCTGGGCCGATCTGAATGGCGACCGACGGCTCGACCGCGTCCACCCCGACGCCTCCAGCGACGGTACGCAGTGCGCCATCAACGTCCAGTGGGGTGGCACCGGTACGTTCGAGGAGCACCCGTACCTGCCGCCGGGTGCACAGGTACCGGTCCCGCACTGCCCCGACATGGGCGTGGCGGCCGACCTGGGCGGCAACGGAAGCGTGGAACTGATCGTCGGGTCGTTCGAAGGCAGGCCGAGCGGCGCCCAGGGTTCCATCTTCGTCCTGCGCAACTTCGTCCCCGAGGTACTTGAGCCGTCGAACATCCAGCTGAACGAGATCGGGACGGCGGACTTCAACGGCGACCGCCGGACCGACGTCTTCTGGTGGACCAACCAGGGCGCCGGATTCGGCACCTACCTGAACACGGCGGCCGCACAACTGGTCCCGGGACCGATCCAGCAGGACCAGGGCGAAATCAACGATCACCAGGTGGCGGACTTCGACGGGAACGGCGCGATGGACGTCGTGGTCGCCTTCCACACGGCCACAACCGCACCGCACATGGGCGTGGCGGTCATCTTCGACGACGGCACCAGAGTGTGGCTGCAACAGGGCGAGGACCACGGCTGGGACGTCGAGGTCGTCGACGCCAACGGGGACGGCCGCCCCGACGTACGAACCAACGACGGCGGCGCGGCGACCAGCTTCCTCAACCGTGGCGACCGCACGTTCGGCACCGGGCCGATCGCCAACGACGACCTGGCACACGCGTACCGTGCCGCGGCAAAGGTAGTCAAGGTGCGGGACAACGACATCGCAAGCCCCGGCGCCGCCCTGACCATCGTCGTACCACCCCGTTACGGCTTCCTGACCAACCACGACCCCCGGTACGAGGTGGTCTACCAGCGCACCGCGACCCACAAGCTGCCGGACACCTTCGTCTACCGCCTCACCCAGGACGGCCTCACCGACACCGGCACGGTCACCGTCAACATGAAGGACTGA
- a CDS encoding MMPL family transporter, with product MFERLGRTMVRRRWWVIAVAVAFIAFGGIWGTQVFGSLITEGFDDPASESSRAVERAQATLGREGNDVVVLYRNPEMTVDDPAFQRAVNETLDALPGEVVTRTVTYWSTNSPALVGEDRRSTYAVLTLAGDDETQRGEALEEIEEDLAAPGLQTQVGGITAVSRDIRERVAADIALAETISIPVLLVLLVLVFGSVAAASLPLAIGGLAILGAFAALRAMSYVMDVSVFSINVVTILGLGLAIDYGLFMVGRFREEIAHGRSTEDAVARTMATAGRTVAFSGVTVAVSLAGLLIFPMTFLRSMGFGGLSAVVVAMVAALTVLPALLGVLGPRVEALSVRRLLRRPAAAPVVGRVEHGFWYRLAHSIMRRPVIYAAGVFAVLLLAGAPFLRVEFGGIDPRVLPAGTESRVVSETVDREFVQNSQLPIEATVTSSDRAGLEGYVAAVRDVDGVTEADVTGQTGDVARLTVHYLGDPISAETRDLVSRIRAVPAPPGGEVLVGGLTARLADQLDAVGDRLPWMALIIVGATFILLFLAFGSVVLPIKAIVMNVLSLGASFGALVLIFQDGHLSGLLNFTSTGTLEATQPILVLAVVFGLSMDYEVFLMSRIREEYDRTGDNTMAVAVGLQRSGRIITSAALLILVVIGLFSISGITFIKLIGVALIIAVLVDATIVRALLVPATMRLLGDTNWWAPAPLRRFYDRHGFHEGGDPPPTPDPHPAPARTPAG from the coding sequence ATGTTCGAGCGTCTCGGGCGGACGATGGTCCGTCGACGGTGGTGGGTGATCGCCGTCGCGGTGGCCTTCATCGCGTTCGGCGGCATCTGGGGAACGCAGGTCTTCGGCTCCTTGATCACCGAGGGGTTCGACGACCCGGCCAGTGAGAGTTCCCGTGCGGTCGAGCGCGCGCAGGCGACGCTGGGCCGTGAGGGCAACGACGTGGTGGTGCTCTACCGCAACCCCGAGATGACCGTCGACGACCCGGCTTTCCAGCGGGCCGTCAACGAGACACTGGACGCACTCCCGGGCGAGGTGGTGACCAGGACGGTCACCTACTGGAGCACGAACAGCCCGGCTCTGGTCGGCGAGGACCGCCGTTCCACCTACGCGGTGCTGACCCTCGCCGGCGACGACGAGACGCAGCGCGGTGAAGCACTGGAGGAGATAGAGGAGGACCTGGCCGCCCCCGGCCTGCAGACCCAGGTCGGGGGCATCACCGCGGTCAGTCGCGACATCCGTGAGCGGGTCGCCGCGGACATCGCCCTCGCCGAGACGATCTCCATACCGGTGCTGCTCGTCCTCCTGGTGCTCGTGTTCGGCAGCGTGGCCGCGGCGAGCCTGCCGCTCGCGATCGGCGGTCTGGCCATCCTGGGGGCGTTCGCCGCGTTGCGTGCCATGAGCTACGTGATGGACGTCTCCGTCTTCTCGATCAACGTGGTGACGATCCTCGGGCTGGGCCTGGCGATCGACTACGGCCTGTTCATGGTCGGCCGGTTCCGGGAGGAGATCGCCCACGGGCGCAGCACCGAGGACGCGGTCGCCCGCACGATGGCCACTGCCGGCCGTACCGTCGCGTTCTCCGGGGTCACCGTCGCGGTCTCGCTGGCCGGATTGCTGATCTTCCCGATGACCTTCCTCCGCTCGATGGGTTTCGGTGGTCTGTCCGCGGTCGTGGTGGCGATGGTGGCGGCGCTGACCGTGCTGCCGGCGCTCCTCGGCGTCCTGGGCCCCCGGGTGGAGGCACTGTCCGTGCGCCGGCTGCTGCGCCGCCCGGCGGCGGCTCCCGTGGTGGGCAGGGTCGAGCACGGGTTCTGGTACCGGCTCGCGCACAGCATCATGCGGCGCCCGGTCATCTACGCGGCCGGGGTGTTCGCGGTCCTGCTCCTGGCCGGCGCGCCGTTCCTGCGCGTCGAGTTCGGCGGCATCGACCCCAGGGTGCTTCCGGCGGGTACGGAGAGCCGGGTGGTCTCCGAAACCGTCGACCGTGAGTTCGTCCAGAACAGCCAGTTACCGATCGAGGCGACCGTGACCTCGTCCGACCGGGCCGGTCTGGAGGGGTACGTCGCCGCCGTCCGGGACGTCGACGGGGTGACCGAAGCCGACGTCACCGGCCAGACCGGTGACGTCGCCCGGCTCACCGTCCACTACCTGGGCGACCCCATCTCGGCGGAGACACGCGACCTCGTGAGCCGGATCCGGGCCGTTCCGGCACCGCCCGGCGGCGAGGTGCTGGTGGGCGGCCTGACCGCGCGGTTGGCCGACCAGCTCGACGCCGTGGGTGATCGGCTGCCCTGGATGGCGCTGATCATCGTCGGCGCGACGTTCATCCTGCTGTTCCTCGCTTTCGGCTCGGTCGTGCTGCCGATCAAGGCGATCGTGATGAACGTCCTGTCGCTCGGTGCCTCGTTCGGCGCCCTGGTCCTGATTTTCCAGGACGGCCACCTGTCCGGCCTGCTGAACTTCACCTCCACCGGGACCCTGGAGGCGACCCAGCCGATCCTCGTGCTCGCGGTCGTGTTCGGGCTGTCGATGGACTACGAGGTCTTCCTGATGTCCCGGATCCGCGAGGAGTACGACCGGACCGGCGACAACACCATGGCGGTCGCCGTCGGGCTACAGCGCAGCGGCCGGATCATCACCAGCGCCGCCCTGCTCATCCTGGTCGTGATCGGGCTGTTCTCCATCTCCGGCATCACGTTCATCAAACTGATCGGGGTGGCGCTGATCATCGCGGTCCTGGTCGACGCGACGATCGTGCGGGCGCTGCTCGTCCCGGCCACCATGCGCCTGCTCGGGGACACGAACTGGTGGGCGCCGGCACCACTGCGGCGCTTCTACGACCGCCACGGCTTCCACGAAGGTGGCGACCCGCCGCCCACGCCTGATCCGCACCCCGCACCGGCCCGTACGCCGGCCGGCTGA